In Leptospiraceae bacterium, a genomic segment contains:
- the rplQ gene encoding 50S ribosomal protein L17, whose protein sequence is MNKRIKLKKLNKNSAHRKAMLKNMVTSLFRYERIETTIARAKVLRSLAEKLITRGKKNLIEGISPEKALHNKREVMKLIGDRDIVVKLFEDLAKRYESRNGGYTRILKLVNRPSDNSEVCLLELVDRKTPEVLKEEEQKKIQLEKEDKKKKKVAAAAK, encoded by the coding sequence ATGAACAAGAGAATTAAACTTAAAAAGCTAAATAAAAATAGTGCTCACAGAAAAGCCATGTTAAAAAATATGGTAACCAGTCTTTTCAGATATGAAAGAATTGAGACTACTATTGCCAGAGCCAAGGTTCTGCGCTCTCTGGCAGAAAAATTAATTACAAGAGGAAAGAAAAACCTCATAGAAGGAATTTCGCCTGAAAAAGCACTTCATAACAAACGCGAAGTTATGAAACTTATTGGTGATAGGGATATCGTAGTAAAGTTATTTGAAGATTTAGCCAAGAGATATGAATCCAGAAATGGGGGATATACCCGGATTTTAAAACTGGTTAATCGTCCTTCTGATAATTCTGAAGTTTGTCTTTTAGAGCTTGTAGATAGAAAAACACCTGAAGTTTTAAAGGAAGAAGAACAAAAGAAAATTCAACTGGAAAAAGAAGATAAAAAGAAGAAGAAAGTCGCCGCAGCTGCAAAGTAA
- a CDS encoding 1-acyl-sn-glycerol-3-phosphate acyltransferase, which produces MTEKEATLGRWQKEFFENIHTFIKSGISYDKAKSILEKFLYLSSTTSKPEVMNIFKHPEQLDEIGVHTKSKEDLRQFMMQFLTPIMKNFKVEGTENLKLVKKIMGKVPVTLISNHLSHLDAPAIFQLLYNSGHHGKDVANNIVFIAGRLAFEPDFTRLGLYMFDTLLVCSKRDMADNPSLSDLMTKINMRAFRASQKLQQSGHILSIFPEGTRSRDGRLMPFVDTVYHYVANKVVLPISLEGTDKILPTSGFLFNPAKGKLVIGKPVLVGELSPKLKEHLPKDFDEIPFPSSGDKKQFLIDNLALLVGSNLSKHKHGTYRNLYSGDKHKTSENVLIQVPEKPKERVVAIGSSNMSIAISTVMSNKNATITIYDPNEDYIKKCSEERRDIEHYPIFKLPPNILFSSDPSVIDTASILIQGTNPWEMDRVYPQIKDRVKKSEAPIVNIIKGFTRTGNGLIIDELIKDYGISEERLIAAAGAGYPDQIMERKISGFEVAATNTENIPRLMRLLSTSYIFIRPAMVETDIRGVILGGSLKTIYALSMGIVEGIYKENLGGNVDNTLFHLSNRFFKELVKVGVKLGGNEKTFTGLSGLTDFMLACFGTDNRDRKYGYDLATGYEVGYEPEKKSRGVYSLEAIEKMIKLDFDELPILTGTYELVIEHKPFEEVVAKLQSKLTRIY; this is translated from the coding sequence ATGACCGAAAAAGAAGCAACTCTCGGAAGATGGCAAAAAGAATTTTTTGAAAATATTCATACTTTCATAAAAAGTGGTATTTCATACGACAAAGCAAAAAGTATTCTGGAGAAGTTTTTATACCTGTCCAGCACCACCTCAAAACCGGAAGTAATGAACATTTTCAAGCACCCGGAGCAGTTAGATGAAATAGGTGTACATACAAAAAGCAAAGAAGATTTACGCCAGTTCATGATGCAGTTTTTAACACCCATCATGAAAAATTTCAAGGTGGAAGGAACAGAAAACCTGAAATTGGTGAAAAAGATAATGGGAAAAGTTCCGGTTACCCTGATTTCTAACCATTTAAGTCACCTCGATGCTCCGGCAATTTTTCAACTCCTCTATAACTCCGGACACCACGGAAAAGATGTAGCGAATAATATTGTATTTATCGCCGGAAGACTGGCTTTTGAACCGGATTTTACTCGACTCGGTCTTTACATGTTCGATACACTTCTTGTTTGTTCAAAACGGGATATGGCTGATAATCCCAGTCTTTCCGACCTCATGACCAAGATAAACATGAGAGCTTTCCGTGCCTCCCAGAAGCTTCAACAAAGCGGACATATCCTTTCTATTTTTCCGGAAGGCACTCGCTCCAGAGATGGTAGACTCATGCCCTTCGTTGACACGGTATACCACTATGTAGCCAATAAGGTAGTTCTTCCCATATCCCTGGAAGGAACAGATAAAATTCTTCCTACCAGCGGTTTTCTTTTTAATCCGGCTAAAGGGAAATTAGTTATTGGAAAACCGGTTTTAGTGGGAGAACTTAGTCCTAAATTAAAAGAACACCTTCCTAAAGACTTTGATGAGATTCCATTCCCGAGTTCAGGAGATAAAAAACAGTTTCTGATTGATAATCTCGCTCTCCTGGTAGGCTCCAATCTGAGTAAACACAAACATGGAACTTATAGGAACCTGTATAGCGGTGACAAACATAAAACATCGGAAAATGTTCTAATCCAGGTACCGGAAAAACCCAAAGAAAGAGTAGTAGCCATTGGTTCCAGTAACATGTCTATTGCCATTTCCACGGTAATGTCTAATAAAAATGCAACGATTACCATATACGATCCGAATGAAGACTATATAAAAAAATGCTCAGAAGAAAGACGGGATATTGAGCATTATCCCATTTTCAAGTTACCACCTAATATACTTTTCAGCTCCGATCCCTCCGTGATTGATACAGCAAGTATTCTTATCCAGGGAACCAATCCCTGGGAAATGGATAGGGTTTATCCACAGATCAAAGACAGGGTAAAAAAAAGTGAAGCTCCGATCGTAAATATCATCAAAGGTTTTACCAGAACCGGAAATGGCTTAATCATAGATGAGCTTATTAAAGACTATGGTATTTCCGAAGAAAGATTAATAGCCGCCGCAGGAGCTGGCTATCCTGACCAAATCATGGAACGAAAAATTTCCGGTTTTGAAGTAGCTGCAACAAATACAGAAAATATTCCAAGACTAATGAGATTACTTTCGACCAGCTACATTTTTATTCGACCGGCCATGGTGGAAACAGACATTCGTGGTGTTATCCTCGGTGGTTCTTTAAAAACAATTTATGCCCTGTCTATGGGAATCGTTGAAGGAATCTATAAAGAAAATCTGGGTGGAAATGTGGATAATACTCTCTTTCATCTATCCAATCGATTTTTCAAAGAGCTAGTCAAAGTCGGAGTAAAACTGGGAGGGAATGAAAAGACGTTTACCGGGCTTTCCGGTTTAACCGATTTTATGCTGGCCTGTTTTGGTACTGATAACAGGGACAGGAAATATGGTTATGATCTGGCGACAGGTTATGAAGTAGGATATGAACCAGAAAAGAAATCCAGAGGTGTCTACAGCCTGGAAGCTATTGAAAAAATGATAAAACTTGATTTTGATGAACTTCCAATTCTTACCGGAACCTATGAATTAGTAATCGAGCACAAGCCATTTGAAGAAGTAGTAGCAAAATTACAAAGCAAATTGACGAGAATTTACTAG
- a CDS encoding DNA-directed RNA polymerase subunit alpha codes for MSHKNLLKGFKRPKKIEYQTEVSTPNYGKFIAEPFERGFATTIGNALRRTLMSSIEGSAISAIRIEGITHEFSYITGVTEDVSRIILNLKQVRIKYEPEDREQNKVIHLELNQAGQFTAGDLAVDSSIEIMNPDLVIATLNEDANLVIDIEIQRGRGYHPSEEKKKDIEVLGTIPIDSLYSPVQKVIFDVTEARVAQRSDFEKLSLEIWTDGSISPEDALAQAAKIVKDHLTIFINFEEEVEEEVDEMDEADQKLKQSLSRHVEELDLSVRTLNVLRSLEIDFVGDLVKRTEEEMTKSRHYSDQCLNELKSKLAVLGLSFGMRDF; via the coding sequence TTGTCACATAAAAACCTGTTAAAAGGCTTTAAAAGGCCCAAAAAAATTGAGTATCAAACCGAAGTTAGTACTCCAAATTATGGAAAGTTTATAGCAGAACCTTTTGAAAGAGGTTTTGCTACTACCATCGGAAATGCTCTGCGCCGAACCCTGATGTCTTCTATTGAAGGTTCTGCGATTTCAGCTATTCGTATTGAAGGCATTACTCACGAGTTTTCCTATATCACAGGGGTTACGGAAGATGTATCCAGGATTATTTTAAACTTAAAACAGGTTCGTATCAAGTATGAACCTGAAGATAGAGAGCAAAATAAAGTAATACATCTTGAGCTGAATCAGGCAGGTCAGTTTACAGCCGGCGATTTAGCGGTTGATTCATCCATTGAAATTATGAATCCGGATCTGGTAATTGCAACCCTGAATGAAGATGCAAATCTGGTGATTGATATCGAGATCCAGAGAGGACGCGGATACCATCCTTCAGAAGAAAAAAAGAAAGATATTGAAGTATTAGGGACCATTCCGATAGACTCTCTCTATTCCCCGGTTCAAAAGGTTATTTTTGATGTAACAGAAGCAAGGGTAGCCCAAAGATCGGATTTTGAAAAGCTGAGTCTGGAGATATGGACAGATGGATCTATTTCTCCTGAAGATGCTCTGGCTCAGGCAGCTAAGATTGTAAAAGATCATCTAACTATCTTCATCAATTTTGAAGAAGAAGTTGAAGAAGAAGTTGATGAAATGGATGAAGCTGATCAGAAACTTAAACAATCTCTTTCTCGTCACGTAGAGGAGTTGGATCTGTCTGTCAGAACATTAAATGTTTTGAGAAGTCTTGAAATTGATTTTGTAGGTGATCTGGTTAAGCGTACTGAAGAAGAAATGACGAAGTCCAGACATTATAGTGATCAGTGTTTAAATGAACTTAAAAGTAAACTGGCTGTATTAGGCCTTTCATTTGGTATGAGGGATTTTTAA